A genome region from Natranaeroarchaeum sulfidigenes includes the following:
- a CDS encoding thioredoxin family protein: MVLKESDPALEDGDPAPDFELPGVDGETYTLDSFADNEALLIVFTCNHCPYAKAKFDHLNELAASYEGAAVVGINPNDAEEYPDDSFEAMVEYVDDGTIAYDAYLRDESQEVAEAYGAVCTPDPFLFANEDGEFRLAYQGRLDDAMDPDSDATEFYVQQAIESILAGEPVDVEWRHSQGCSIKWRD, from the coding sequence CAGCACCCGACTTCGAACTGCCCGGAGTCGACGGCGAGACGTACACCCTCGACTCCTTTGCGGACAATGAGGCACTCCTGATCGTCTTCACGTGTAACCACTGCCCGTACGCGAAAGCGAAGTTCGACCACCTCAACGAGCTCGCGGCGTCGTACGAGGGCGCCGCCGTCGTCGGCATCAACCCCAACGATGCCGAGGAGTATCCCGACGACTCCTTCGAGGCGATGGTCGAGTACGTCGATGACGGTACGATCGCCTACGACGCATATCTTCGCGACGAATCTCAGGAGGTGGCCGAAGCCTACGGTGCGGTCTGTACGCCTGACCCGTTCCTCTTCGCGAACGAAGACGGCGAGTTCCGACTGGCCTATCAGGGCCGTCTTGACGACGCCATGGATCCCGACTCGGACGCGACCGAGTTCTACGTGCAACAGGCGATAGAATCGATCCTGGCCGGTGAGCCGGTTGACGTTGAGTGGCGTCATTCGCAGGGCTGTTCGATCAAGTGGCGCGACTAG
- a CDS encoding carboxypeptidase-like regulatory domain-containing protein — MTFRGDERGAAIQIGAMILFAFIVIAMASYQATVVPSQNSGVEFNHNQDVQSQMVDLTNGIDASAREGTRGSHSVRLGTTYPSRTFFVNPGSPSGQLRTVENGEIAFDGVTIDDADNVQTFWTDRDSITTNRLQYEPNYNEYRNAPTTVYEHGELINDNPRGSPTTLASGDLVDDGELSLITLRGEVQAASSSTVTVPRRSLSSSGNTVTVTDGTITLPISERHESYWVEELEEYDELSDVAASDGAVQFDVDDELDLRMAEVGVGSVTRGEPEDRAAYLYQVNTATVEVRDRFNNPVEGATVEIDGDEETSDSDGRVSVGANRVGDEIDWSIDGSTVDEKTLTTTVDENDVGAEAGGSVGTSTYDIEWSEPQPDGNVEPGDTADYEVVRGAGDSIFLAETIPGDINGANVDFYYRDRDNTGISIKSEDTEFTDGTAEVEIRDFDELGEFDLFVASGGHEERITVEVISDATGTLEGQITEPDGSPLETEEVTISGDGIDETVMTDGDGNYDITDVLTGTYEDVTANANGFGESEPATFEVNEDETTEQDFQLTDATDASLEITDVSGLEDGTPGTTYDTVDVTVDEQNGVATEGLVVTLSIDGDTEGNVYEDTIDADDITASSETTVTFTVDDQFPKDEYTYTTTADAENAEEVSEQGSFTVNNAANSVEQVGTPVATGNNNAGVDFDIGNTGDTQVMIDSISIESTTTVATRINDQNSPEVTIGGTEALNLDSGDGIEIGGKTESLDTSVSIDPESELTVALRDFEEGDGDGRGTRVDMSGEEIDLTLYFADGSQRSYTIVVD; from the coding sequence ATGACGTTCAGGGGCGACGAGCGCGGCGCGGCCATCCAGATCGGGGCCATGATCCTGTTTGCCTTCATCGTGATCGCGATGGCCTCCTATCAGGCCACCGTCGTCCCCAGCCAGAACTCCGGCGTGGAGTTCAACCACAACCAGGACGTCCAGAGCCAGATGGTCGATCTCACGAACGGGATTGACGCCTCCGCGCGAGAGGGGACGCGCGGGTCACACTCCGTTCGGCTCGGGACGACCTACCCCTCGCGGACCTTCTTCGTGAATCCGGGGTCCCCGAGTGGGCAGTTGCGGACGGTCGAGAACGGGGAGATTGCGTTTGACGGAGTCACCATCGATGACGCTGACAATGTCCAAACATTCTGGACCGATCGGGACTCGATTACGACAAACCGGCTCCAGTACGAACCGAACTACAACGAGTACCGGAACGCACCCACAACCGTCTACGAACACGGCGAACTAATCAACGACAATCCGCGTGGGTCACCGACAACGCTCGCGTCCGGCGACCTCGTCGACGACGGCGAACTGTCACTGATCACGCTCCGCGGGGAGGTACAGGCGGCGTCGAGTTCGACCGTCACGGTGCCCCGGCGGTCGCTGAGCAGTTCGGGGAACACCGTGACGGTCACTGACGGTACGATCACGCTCCCGATCAGCGAGCGCCACGAGTCCTACTGGGTAGAGGAACTCGAAGAATACGACGAGCTCAGTGATGTTGCTGCGAGTGACGGGGCGGTCCAGTTCGACGTCGACGACGAGCTCGACCTGCGGATGGCCGAGGTCGGCGTCGGGAGCGTCACGCGTGGAGAGCCCGAGGACCGTGCTGCGTATCTCTATCAGGTGAATACGGCGACCGTCGAGGTCCGTGATCGGTTCAACAACCCCGTCGAGGGCGCGACCGTCGAGATCGACGGCGACGAGGAAACGAGCGACAGCGACGGACGCGTCTCCGTCGGTGCGAATCGTGTGGGCGACGAGATCGACTGGTCGATCGACGGCAGTACCGTCGACGAGAAGACGCTGACGACGACAGTGGATGAGAACGATGTTGGCGCGGAGGCTGGCGGGTCTGTCGGCACCAGCACGTATGATATCGAATGGTCTGAGCCACAACCTGACGGTAACGTCGAGCCGGGTGATACTGCAGATTACGAGGTCGTGCGGGGCGCTGGCGATTCAATTTTCCTTGCCGAGACAATCCCGGGCGATATCAACGGTGCGAACGTCGACTTCTACTACCGGGACCGTGATAACACAGGTATCAGTATCAAGTCTGAAGACACCGAGTTCACTGATGGTACTGCAGAGGTTGAGATTCGAGACTTCGACGAACTTGGGGAATTTGACCTGTTTGTCGCGAGCGGTGGACACGAAGAACGGATCACTGTTGAAGTTATCTCCGACGCGACTGGGACGTTGGAAGGGCAGATTACAGAACCAGATGGTAGCCCACTTGAAACCGAAGAGGTGACTATCAGCGGTGATGGAATCGACGAGACAGTGATGACCGATGGCGACGGTAATTACGATATTACCGATGTCCTCACCGGAACGTACGAGGATGTTACTGCGAACGCAAACGGGTTCGGGGAATCGGAGCCAGCAACGTTCGAAGTCAACGAAGATGAAACGACCGAACAGGACTTCCAGCTTACCGATGCGACCGACGCGTCTCTCGAAATTACTGACGTGAGCGGGCTTGAAGACGGCACTCCGGGTACGACCTACGATACAGTCGATGTAACCGTCGACGAGCAAAACGGCGTGGCGACTGAGGGCCTCGTAGTGACGCTCTCGATAGACGGCGACACTGAAGGGAACGTCTACGAGGACACAATTGACGCCGATGATATCACCGCGAGCAGTGAGACTACGGTGACGTTCACCGTGGACGATCAGTTCCCAAAAGACGAATACACGTACACGACAACTGCGGATGCCGAGAACGCCGAGGAAGTGAGCGAACAGGGATCGTTCACGGTGAACAATGCAGCAAACTCTGTCGAACAGGTTGGAACACCTGTCGCGACTGGTAACAACAATGCAGGCGTCGACTTCGATATCGGGAATACCGGTGACACGCAGGTGATGATAGACTCGATATCGATAGAGAGTACGACGACGGTCGCAACCCGAATCAACGACCAGAACTCGCCGGAGGTCACAATTGGCGGGACGGAGGCGTTGAACCTCGATAGTGGGGATGGAATCGAAATCGGTGGGAAAACTGAATCCCTCGATACGTCTGTCAGTATCGATCCTGAAAGCGAACTGACTGTTGCGCTAAGGGATTTCGAGGAGGGCGATGGTGACGGTCGAGGGACGCGGGTCGACATGAGTGGAGAAGAGATCGACCTGACTCTGTACTTTGCTGACGGAAGTCAGCGCTCGTATACGATCGTGGTGGACTGA
- the hmgB gene encoding hydroxymethylglutaryl-CoA synthase — protein MTEVGIDAIEIRTGNLRLDLPNTFAPQKGEDPEKYTKGLGLTGSSFPDSYEDIVTMAANASHRLMERKGLEPEDIGRIDVATESAFDNSKPVSTYVAGCLEQVYEGDFHHANKGERKFACIAGTQSLDDAYNWIRAGRNRGKAALVIATDTALYARDDPGEATQGAGAVAMLIDEDPDLVSLSVEQGYGSADETDFLKPNQQFPSVDGKRSVQVYLARMREALEDYKSVAGDIHPNDFAYGPFHTPFPGMVRKAAVLAYRNLIRDTDIADVMAEEIGEQPRREEFADDEAFFDALTEYTDALSGTERYQDWYTATIEPTLGIAREVGNWYTGSVHVARISALRHAAEHDTDLAGQRLLVGSYGSGAQAEIHTETVQGNWREEIEALNVDEQLESRYELTFSEYEEIHDAHNHEMDTEVEELTTPESEFVFDGWGRMGERKYRYVE, from the coding sequence ATGACTGAAGTCGGTATCGACGCCATCGAGATCAGGACGGGCAACCTCAGACTCGACCTGCCGAACACGTTCGCGCCACAGAAGGGCGAAGATCCCGAGAAGTACACGAAGGGGCTCGGACTGACCGGCAGTTCGTTCCCGGATAGCTACGAGGATATCGTGACGATGGCGGCCAACGCCTCCCATCGCCTGATGGAGCGCAAAGGACTCGAACCCGAGGACATCGGGCGGATCGACGTGGCCACCGAGAGTGCCTTCGACAACTCCAAGCCGGTGTCGACGTACGTCGCTGGCTGTCTCGAACAGGTCTACGAGGGCGATTTCCACCACGCGAACAAGGGCGAGCGAAAGTTCGCCTGTATCGCGGGCACGCAGAGTCTGGACGACGCGTACAACTGGATCCGTGCGGGGCGCAATCGCGGCAAGGCGGCGCTCGTGATCGCCACGGACACGGCGCTGTACGCGCGGGACGATCCCGGTGAGGCGACACAGGGTGCGGGTGCTGTGGCAATGCTCATCGACGAGGATCCGGATCTCGTCTCGCTGTCGGTCGAGCAGGGCTATGGTTCGGCCGACGAGACAGACTTTCTCAAGCCCAACCAGCAGTTCCCGAGCGTCGACGGCAAGCGATCGGTGCAGGTGTATCTCGCGCGGATGCGCGAGGCGCTGGAGGACTACAAGTCCGTGGCGGGGGATATCCACCCCAACGACTTCGCGTACGGTCCCTTCCACACGCCCTTCCCGGGAATGGTGCGCAAGGCTGCCGTGCTGGCGTACCGGAACCTGATCCGCGACACCGACATCGCTGACGTGATGGCCGAGGAGATCGGCGAGCAGCCCCGGCGCGAGGAGTTTGCCGACGACGAGGCATTCTTCGACGCACTGACCGAGTACACCGATGCGCTCTCGGGGACCGAACGGTATCAGGACTGGTACACGGCGACGATCGAACCGACGCTCGGCATCGCTCGCGAGGTCGGCAACTGGTACACCGGCTCGGTCCACGTCGCGCGGATCAGCGCGCTCCGTCACGCCGCCGAGCATGATACCGATCTCGCAGGACAGCGTCTGCTGGTCGGCTCCTATGGCAGCGGGGCACAGGCCGAGATCCATACCGAGACCGTCCAGGGGAACTGGCGCGAGGAGATCGAGGCGCTGAACGTCGACGAACAACTTGAATCGCGCTACGAACTCACATTCTCGGAGTACGAGGAGATCCACGACGCCCACAACCACGAGATGGATACGGAAGTCGAGGAGCTTACGACACCCGAGTCCGAGTTCGTCTTCGATGGCTGGGGTCGGATGGGCGAGCGCAAGTACCGCTACGTCGAGTAA
- a CDS encoding class I SAM-dependent DNA methyltransferase, with protein sequence MPEHLYTEYPELYDAIQSGWNYDRDVQFLHEALMRHDIDGNRLLEVGCGTGEHTTRLAAAGFDVTAVDKHAGMLDRAREKCDVNFHRMALPDLPSGRFDAIVAIRGVVNHLPPDALEPALSAIETHLAGGGLVVFDNSALPAEGNDLALDDGTDDDPAYARIARHVPTDDGRLEWQSVVFSDETCFVNTRRMTPFEDEQTAAALDDYGFEVERHDGYGPQDHRTVFVARA encoded by the coding sequence ATGCCGGAACATCTCTACACCGAATATCCTGAGTTGTACGACGCAATCCAGTCGGGCTGGAACTACGACCGGGATGTGCAGTTCCTCCACGAGGCGCTGATGCGTCATGATATCGACGGGAATCGACTGCTGGAAGTCGGATGTGGAACAGGGGAACACACGACCCGACTCGCCGCTGCCGGATTCGATGTAACTGCGGTCGATAAGCACGCAGGAATGCTTGATCGTGCCCGGGAGAAATGCGATGTGAACTTCCACCGGATGGCGCTCCCTGACCTCCCGTCCGGACGGTTCGACGCCATCGTGGCGATCCGTGGCGTCGTCAATCACCTCCCGCCGGACGCCCTGGAGCCAGCACTCTCAGCGATCGAAACACACCTCGCAGGGGGCGGACTCGTTGTCTTCGACAACTCAGCACTACCGGCAGAGGGAAACGATCTGGCACTGGACGACGGAACTGACGACGACCCGGCCTACGCCCGCATCGCCAGACACGTCCCCACCGACGACGGGCGACTGGAATGGCAATCCGTCGTGTTCTCCGATGAGACGTGTTTCGTCAACACGCGCCGGATGACACCGTTCGAAGACGAGCAGACCGCGGCTGCGCTCGACGACTATGGATTCGAGGTAGAACGACACGACGGCTATGGTCCACAGGACCATCGAACCGTCTTTGTTGCCCGCGCCTGA
- the hpt gene encoding hypoxanthine/guanine phosphoribosyltransferase has protein sequence METLKRTLREAPIVDRGEYQYFVHPVTDCLPEVQPDLLREIATAFEDVVDFDRVDRIITAEAMGVHHAAALSMQTGIPFVVARKREYGFEDEVAVHQTTGYAEDELYINCIEDGERLLFVDDVYATGGTIRAMCDAIAETGGELVEAAVVIRRRTGEDPVELPIDVQHLLEVDVVDGEVVILDDVTASHAE, from the coding sequence ATGGAGACGCTCAAGCGCACGCTGCGCGAGGCACCCATCGTCGACCGAGGCGAGTACCAGTACTTCGTCCATCCGGTAACTGACTGCTTGCCGGAGGTCCAGCCGGACCTGTTACGCGAGATCGCAACTGCATTCGAGGACGTCGTAGACTTCGATCGGGTCGACAGGATCATCACGGCAGAAGCGATGGGCGTCCATCACGCTGCTGCCCTGAGCATGCAGACGGGAATTCCGTTCGTGGTCGCCAGAAAACGCGAGTACGGGTTCGAGGATGAGGTTGCAGTCCACCAGACGACGGGCTACGCCGAGGACGAACTCTACATCAACTGTATCGAGGACGGTGAGCGTCTGCTGTTTGTCGACGACGTCTACGCGACCGGCGGGACGATCCGGGCAATGTGTGACGCTATCGCCGAGACCGGTGGCGAACTCGTCGAGGCGGCGGTCGTCATCCGACGCCGAACCGGAGAGGACCCGGTCGAGCTGCCGATCGATGTCCAGCATCTGCTCGAAGTGGATGTCGTAGATGGAGAAGTGGTGATCCTCGACGATGTGACGGCCAGCCACGCCGAATAA
- a CDS encoding helix-turn-helix domain-containing protein, with amino-acid sequence MTTQQDPRRNLAEKIAGEITLSDDPGATLRKWRTDFDASQTELADELDISSSVISDYESGRRASPGISVINRIVEALLAIDERRGGDRIRQYARVLSAGFESDIVLDLREYSTSIPLDRFYDAIDATEIVDGEQDSVTGHTVIDSISAITRLSSEEFFRLYGQSTNRSLVFTGVTRGESPLVALRVVNPTPNAVVLHGLDPDDLWEHAPKLAAIDGYSLAVSNAEVDGMLDSIRDLP; translated from the coding sequence ATGACGACCCAGCAGGACCCCCGGCGGAATCTCGCCGAAAAGATCGCGGGCGAGATCACGCTCAGCGACGATCCCGGCGCGACCCTGCGCAAGTGGCGGACCGACTTCGACGCCTCCCAGACGGAACTCGCCGACGAACTCGATATCTCCTCCTCGGTCATCAGCGATTACGAGAGCGGCCGCCGCGCGAGTCCTGGCATTAGCGTCATCAACCGTATCGTCGAGGCGTTGCTCGCTATCGACGAGCGTCGCGGCGGCGACCGGATCCGTCAGTACGCCCGCGTGCTCTCGGCTGGTTTCGAGAGCGATATCGTTCTGGACCTGCGCGAGTACTCGACGTCGATCCCGCTCGACCGGTTCTATGATGCTATCGACGCCACCGAAATCGTCGACGGAGAACAGGACTCGGTGACCGGCCACACAGTGATCGACAGTATCAGCGCGATCACCCGTCTCTCCAGTGAGGAGTTCTTCCGACTGTACGGCCAGAGCACGAATCGTAGTCTCGTCTTTACTGGCGTCACCCGCGGGGAGTCACCGCTGGTCGCACTCCGCGTGGTCAACCCGACGCCAAATGCCGTCGTCCTCCACGGACTTGACCCCGACGACCTCTGGGAACACGCCCCCAAACTGGCCGCGATCGACGGTTACTCGCTGGCCGTCTCGAACGCCGAGGTCGACGGCATGCTCGATTCGATCCGCGACCTGCCCTGA
- a CDS encoding metal-dependent hydrolase: MPSTVVHVAFAGLIGTALLARHFDAKSIFIVMAVTAAIDLDTIIDIWIPGAHRAYFHNLVFPTLVLLALWWDVRWREESYVKGKWGDWGVRVTWVSMVALIFGHILLDAFFNGVNLFWPLHDRFYDLSGELLISDQRGLVQTFIDGETAEGTVEDTHYTTGVNPTPGETPEDVERRFPIAGTGERFVLTITGFAVVAFRLAEERRRE, translated from the coding sequence ATGCCCTCGACCGTCGTTCACGTCGCTTTCGCCGGACTGATCGGGACAGCATTGCTCGCACGCCACTTTGACGCGAAGTCGATCTTCATCGTCATGGCCGTCACCGCCGCTATCGATCTGGATACGATCATCGATATCTGGATTCCGGGAGCACATCGTGCGTACTTCCACAACCTCGTCTTTCCGACCCTGGTACTGCTGGCGCTGTGGTGGGACGTCCGCTGGCGTGAGGAATCGTACGTCAAAGGCAAGTGGGGCGACTGGGGGGTCCGAGTAACGTGGGTCAGCATGGTCGCGCTGATCTTTGGACACATCCTGTTGGATGCGTTTTTCAACGGCGTAAACCTCTTCTGGCCCCTGCACGACCGATTTTACGATCTCTCGGGTGAACTCCTTATTTCCGATCAGCGCGGGCTCGTCCAGACGTTCATCGACGGCGAGACCGCAGAAGGCACAGTTGAGGATACTCACTACACGACCGGCGTGAATCCGACGCCGGGCGAGACGCCCGAGGACGTCGAGCGACGGTTTCCCATTGCGGGCACCGGCGAGCGCTTCGTACTGACGATCACCGGCTTCGCGGTCGTTGCATTCCGACTGGCCGAGGAGCGTCGGCGAGAATAG
- a CDS encoding DoxX family protein, translated as MSLPEQLEPYRDRFESIDREIAAWMDRWSLPILQFGLGVVFIWFGALKVFGVSPAGDLVAATVYVVPPELFVPILGVWEVLIGVCLLYKPLIRLGILLLAVQMPGTFLPLVLLPDVAFVTFPHALTVEGQYIIKNLVIIGAALVVGSTVREQE; from the coding sequence ATGTCACTCCCTGAACAGCTAGAGCCGTATCGAGATCGTTTCGAGAGCATCGACCGAGAAATCGCGGCGTGGATGGACCGGTGGAGTCTTCCGATTCTGCAGTTCGGGCTCGGTGTCGTGTTCATCTGGTTCGGCGCGCTAAAGGTCTTCGGCGTCAGTCCAGCGGGCGATCTCGTCGCCGCGACGGTCTACGTGGTTCCGCCCGAGTTGTTCGTCCCGATTCTGGGGGTCTGGGAGGTGTTGATTGGGGTCTGTCTCCTCTACAAGCCGCTGATACGGCTCGGTATCCTGCTGTTGGCGGTACAGATGCCGGGTACCTTTCTGCCGCTCGTACTGTTACCGGATGTAGCCTTCGTCACCTTCCCCCACGCGCTGACAGTCGAGGGGCAGTACATCATCAAAAATCTCGTGATTATCGGTGCGGCACTGGTGGTCGGCTCGACAGTTCGGGAGCAGGAGTGA
- a CDS encoding DUF5812 family protein, whose translation MTRKTGTFVVTSADEDSAVFRDVTNGQIHTLGTNPDVSERDVVDATIEPEPPMDVVWSVLEIDARREIEIVDSELSPTKQAREIAADQSIGDVERVERAGTGELHVISVPPSETAAAAADVVDDLATLERAARLDAVRVEVRSDADEGVLNVRYLPD comes from the coding sequence ATGACAAGAAAGACAGGCACGTTCGTCGTCACCAGTGCGGACGAGGACTCGGCAGTCTTTCGCGACGTGACGAACGGGCAGATACACACCCTCGGGACGAATCCAGACGTGAGCGAGCGGGACGTCGTCGACGCGACCATCGAACCGGAACCCCCGATGGACGTCGTCTGGTCGGTCCTCGAGATCGATGCTCGTCGAGAGATCGAGATCGTCGATTCCGAGCTCTCGCCGACGAAACAGGCCAGAGAGATCGCCGCCGACCAGTCAATCGGCGACGTCGAGCGCGTCGAGCGCGCCGGAACTGGCGAACTGCACGTCATCTCAGTACCCCCATCGGAAACTGCGGCTGCCGCCGCTGATGTGGTCGACGACCTTGCGACGCTTGAACGCGCAGCCCGGCTGGACGCCGTCCGAGTCGAGGTCCGATCCGACGCCGATGAAGGGGTGCTCAACGTCAGATATCTTCCCGACTGA
- a CDS encoding glucose-6-phosphate isomerase: MDVDIGNALATVASPGVSRNSLERLDEGVTQAHERIERGRANSEHGYAALNLPETADPSRIRTAVEPFDDADHLLLVGIGGSALGAATLVDALDGDLSVHVLDNVDPARITQQLDAVPLSDTAVNVVSRSGTTAETLANFLVVRDAMNQAGVDWTDRTFVTTGDEGPLRELSETHDLPNLQVPDGVPGRFSVLSTVGLAAAVLDGHDIEAILAGAGEVADGLTGSLFECPAYAYGATAYALDVRGAAVNAMMPYAESLETYAEWFAQLWAESLGKDGLGQTPVRTLGATDQHSQLQLYRAGPRNTMVTLVRATERADRNIPTTDIEGLSYLGDRSLGELLDAEFAATEASLAAAGRPNIRVEIDRVDERSLGGLLYGMEAACVLAGELYGVDTFQQPAVEWGKRAARGLLGGGEFEEADAVDAKTTLRIE; the protein is encoded by the coding sequence ATGGACGTAGATATCGGTAATGCGCTCGCGACGGTGGCTTCCCCAGGAGTCTCTCGTAACTCGCTGGAGCGCCTCGACGAGGGCGTCACACAGGCCCACGAGCGGATCGAACGTGGTCGGGCGAACAGCGAACACGGCTACGCGGCTCTCAACCTGCCCGAGACCGCCGATCCGTCGAGGATCCGGACTGCAGTCGAACCGTTCGACGACGCTGATCATCTCCTCCTTGTGGGCATCGGCGGAAGCGCGCTCGGTGCGGCGACGCTCGTGGACGCCCTGGACGGAGACCTTTCGGTCCACGTGCTCGATAACGTCGACCCGGCGCGAATTACCCAACAGCTCGATGCCGTCCCGCTGTCGGATACCGCAGTCAACGTCGTCTCCCGCTCGGGGACGACCGCGGAGACGCTGGCGAATTTCCTCGTCGTACGCGATGCGATGAACCAGGCGGGTGTCGACTGGACTGACCGGACGTTCGTCACGACCGGCGATGAAGGGCCGCTGCGTGAGCTTTCAGAGACACACGACCTGCCGAACCTGCAGGTCCCAGATGGGGTACCGGGTCGTTTCTCTGTACTCTCTACAGTCGGTCTTGCGGCCGCCGTACTCGATGGCCACGATATCGAAGCGATTCTTGCGGGGGCAGGCGAGGTCGCTGACGGCCTCACTGGCTCGCTGTTCGAGTGCCCCGCATACGCCTACGGCGCGACGGCGTACGCGCTCGATGTCCGCGGGGCGGCGGTCAACGCGATGATGCCCTACGCCGAGTCTCTGGAGACCTACGCGGAGTGGTTCGCACAGCTCTGGGCCGAGAGTCTGGGCAAGGACGGTCTCGGACAGACGCCGGTTCGGACTCTCGGTGCGACCGACCAGCACTCCCAGTTGCAGCTCTACCGTGCAGGTCCCCGAAACACGATGGTCACGCTGGTCCGGGCGACCGAACGGGCCGACCGGAATATACCGACTACCGATATCGAGGGACTCTCCTATCTCGGCGATCGCTCGCTGGGCGAGCTGCTCGACGCCGAGTTCGCCGCGACCGAGGCAAGTCTCGCCGCGGCGGGACGCCCCAATATCCGGGTGGAAATTGATCGCGTCGACGAGCGCAGTCTTGGGGGGCTCCTCTACGGGATGGAGGCCGCTTGCGTGCTAGCGGGAGAACTCTACGGCGTCGATACGTTCCAGCAGCCCGCTGTTGAGTGGGGGAAACGTGCGGCTCGCGGCCTGCTCGGCGGTGGCGAGTTCGAGGAGGCCGATGCTGTCGACGCGAAAACAACATTACGGATCGAATAG
- a CDS encoding CPBP family intramembrane glutamic endopeptidase: MGIACAALTAAATLQPWPSPPVVDDALPIPVSPPLLATAFALLSLAGFLGRRYGWLGRWTGVVATVGGSMGAVLPSLSVIVVLTDAGIAVSIWPPLAVGVGVTSGVIGIVDWAELRVDELLDRLDTLLVASIVAVTAVIATGVFDALVGSITTALLVVDRGFADAVSGQLAAAAGFVTVTVVYLYWRERGIESIDIRWLDTRELLYCLGGFIGLLLVLLLSAELLAGLGVPPSPSGVIEGDLDPPPELFLAVLLISALLVGPAEELLFRSVIQRSLYSSFTRTSSVVLSSVLYAAIYLPAYATAPFSVALAGLALAFTLSLVLAVTYARTDNVLVPALIHGAFNAFQYAVLYVAVIYEVGLG, translated from the coding sequence ATGGGAATCGCCTGCGCGGCTCTCACTGCGGCCGCGACGCTCCAGCCCTGGCCCTCGCCGCCGGTGGTTGACGATGCCCTTCCGATCCCGGTCTCACCACCGTTGCTGGCCACCGCGTTCGCACTCCTTTCCCTCGCCGGGTTTCTTGGTCGCCGGTACGGCTGGCTCGGCCGCTGGACCGGTGTGGTGGCGACGGTCGGCGGAAGCATGGGAGCGGTACTACCTTCGTTGTCCGTAATCGTCGTGCTGACTGACGCGGGGATTGCGGTATCGATCTGGCCGCCGCTGGCAGTTGGGGTCGGCGTGACAAGCGGTGTGATCGGGATAGTCGACTGGGCTGAACTGCGGGTTGACGAGTTACTTGACCGGTTGGACACGCTCCTCGTCGCCAGCATTGTCGCGGTGACTGCGGTGATCGCTACTGGAGTTTTCGACGCGCTGGTCGGCTCGATCACAACCGCACTGTTGGTTGTCGATCGGGGCTTCGCGGATGCTGTGAGTGGCCAGCTTGCGGCCGCAGCCGGATTCGTGACCGTCACGGTGGTGTATCTCTACTGGCGAGAGCGGGGAATCGAGTCCATTGATATCCGCTGGCTGGACACGCGGGAGCTCCTGTACTGTCTTGGAGGATTCATTGGACTGTTGCTCGTCTTGCTCCTCAGTGCGGAGCTACTCGCTGGACTTGGAGTCCCCCCGTCGCCATCTGGTGTCATCGAAGGTGATCTCGATCCCCCTCCTGAGCTGTTCCTTGCTGTGTTGCTCATCTCGGCGTTGCTGGTCGGGCCGGCCGAGGAACTGCTCTTTCGGAGCGTGATCCAGCGATCGTTGTACTCCTCGTTTACCCGGACCAGCTCGGTCGTGCTCAGTAGTGTCCTGTACGCCGCTATCTATCTCCCGGCGTACGCCACCGCTCCGTTTTCGGTCGCACTGGCCGGCCTCGCGCTGGCATTCACACTGTCGCTCGTTCTGGCGGTAACCTACGCACGTACTGACAACGTCCTCGTCCCTGCGCTCATTCACGGCGCGTTTAACGCCTTCCAGTATGCGGTGCTGTACGTTGCCGTGATATACGAGGTTGGACTCGGCTGA